GTGACGAACACTTCTCCATGCTGGAACGGGTTCATGGTGCCCGCGTCCACGTTAATGTAAGGGTCGATCTTGACCGCTGTGACCTCCAACCCTCGTGCTCTCATGATCTTGCCGATAGACGCCGTAGTGATACCTTTCCCGATACCGGACACTACCCCGCCCGTGATCACGACGAACTTCACGAGCGCCCCTTCACGCTCCGAGATTCGAGAAAGAATAAGGTTGCGCGGTACTCTCCGGTCCGCTCGGGAGCCAGAAGCCATTCCTCCTGTCCGCTTCTCTCCCGGGATCGAAGTGCTTTGAAATTTCGGCGGTTCTCGACGCCGCCACACCATCCTTCGAGTGACATAATTCCGGACTAGTACACCGTGGAAAATGACTCTTCCACGACCACGAGCACCTCTACACTAGAATCGCGGCAATGGTAGTTATCATCGACCTCAAACCTAGTATGACTCGGCCAGCACGTGGATAACTCTCGAACGGTCGGTTCTCGGAGGTGAGAGGTCTTTGCACTCCACGCGAGTGGTGGTTGAAGAGACCGACGTAACCATACGGGCGGACTCGAAGGAGTCAGCATCATCGGCGGCAAAGGCCGTGAAATTACACCGCTCCGAGCTCGACAGGTACGTCGCCAGAGACCCTGCTTTCGTGACGGCTAAAGTACCGGTGAGAACGCTTGAGGATGCTCCAGAGGTCGCGAAGCTGATGTCAAAAGCTGCGGAACCGTTCGAAGTGGGTCCTATGGCGGCAGTGGCGGGAGCTATCGCCGAGTTAGCAGCCCGAGCCGCGGAGCCGACGGTAATCGTGGACAACGGAGGCGATGTACAGGTCAGGGCCAGGAGATCCGTAGTCGTCGGCCTGTACGTCTCGGACAGCCATCCTCTCTCCGGCAAAATCGGGTTCGAGGTTGAGGGAGTACTAGGGATCTGCACTAGCTCCGGCAAATTCGGTCACTCTTACAGCGTCGGGGAGGCGGACGCCGTCACGGTGTTCGCGGAGCGAGCTTCGCTCGCAGATGCCGCCGCTACGGCTATCTGTAACCTTACCTCCGGTGACGATCCGGAGGCCGCGGTACAGCGCGCCCTCGAGTTCGCCGACGACTTTACCGGGGACTTGATCGAGGCCGCCGTCGTTATTCGAGAGGACTTCGTCGGGATTTCCGGTCGTCCACCCAAGATCGTGTCGCTGAAGGGTGGTCGGATTAAACCGTCACGCCTCGAACCGACCATCTAGCTCTACTTCGTGCGGAAAAACCGGGCGAACTCTGGATACCCGGCTCTCCTTACCTTCTCCTGCAAAGCTTCCAAGAACTCGACGAGACCTTCTCCCGTCTTGGCCGAGATTGGAAACAAGGTGTCGAGCCACTGGCGCCATGGGGGAAAGAGGCCTAACGCCTCGGCGACGGCGTCCATGTGTTCCTCGAACTCAATCGGTTTGATCTTATCTATCTTGTTCGCCGCGACCACAGGGTCCAATCCTACCTCGTTCAGGAACTGTAGCATCTCACGGTCGATGGGTATTTCGCCCCTACGCTCCCAGCGTTCCGCTATCTCCGGAAGAGCCTTGGCGTCCACCACGTGGATCGCGAACAAGATATTGTCCTTCTCTTCCAGATATCGAACGATGAGATCCTTAACGCGCTCTTGATACCCTCTGGGAATCCCACTCATGAACCCGAATCCGGGCATGTCGACTAGAACGAGCTCGCCGTCTAGCTCGTGGAATACGGGTTTACGGGTAACACCGGGACGCTTACCTACTCGGGCGTCGACGGCTCCTCTGGTTATCGCCCTGATTAAGCTGGACTTACCAACGTTCGAGCGACCTACGAGCACGATTTCGGGCAGATCCCGCTCTTCGAGCGGATCCTTCGGCACGTAGCTGTGAACCACCAAGACGCCCTTACACCGCCGCCATCGTGTGGGCGATTATCAGCAGCACGGCCACCGCGAAGCACGCATAGAGTATGTGATCGGGGTCTATTTTGATCCCGGGCGCTTCCTCGTCCCAGAAGCTTAGGATACCTGCACGTGCCGGTGGTAACTCAGCCCTCTTCTTCTCCATCTTCTTACCCAAACCCGCCACCCCCCAGCGCCGTACGATCGCGCCATCTAAATACGCTTGCGCCCGCGGATCCCGAGGACGACTTTTTGATTTTCGCGTCGCAGGAAGGGTCACACTTGTATCTATAACCAAATCTTCAAGTCCAGT
Above is a window of Methanopyrus sp. SNP6 DNA encoding:
- a CDS encoding UPF0280 family protein; this encodes MHSTRVVVEETDVTIRADSKESASSAAKAVKLHRSELDRYVARDPAFVTAKVPVRTLEDAPEVAKLMSKAAEPFEVGPMAAVAGAIAELAARAAEPTVIVDNGGDVQVRARRSVVVGLYVSDSHPLSGKIGFEVEGVLGICTSSGKFGHSYSVGEADAVTVFAERASLADAAATAICNLTSGDDPEAAVQRALEFADDFTGDLIEAAVVIREDFVGISGRPPKIVSLKGGRIKPSRLEPTI
- the engB gene encoding GTP-binding protein EngB is translated as MVHSYVPKDPLEERDLPEIVLVGRSNVGKSSLIRAITRGAVDARVGKRPGVTRKPVFHELDGELVLVDMPGFGFMSGIPRGYQERVKDLIVRYLEEKDNILFAIHVVDAKALPEIAERWERRGEIPIDREMLQFLNEVGLDPVVAANKIDKIKPIEFEEHMDAVAEALGLFPPWRQWLDTLFPISAKTGEGLVEFLEALQEKVRRAGYPEFARFFRTK
- a CDS encoding preprotein translocase subunit Sec61beta, with translation MGKKMEKKRAELPPARAGILSFWDEEAPGIKIDPDHILYACFAVAVLLIIAHTMAAV